The sequence below is a genomic window from Amycolatopsis sulphurea.
CGCAACGGCGTACACGTGCGCATGGCGGTCCTGTACCACCTCTTGGCCAGTGAAGGAGCCGCTGCATGACCGCCGACGTACGTCCTCCCGCGGAGGCGGTATCGACCGCCTTGGTGATCAAGGGCGCCCGTCCGTACGGCGAGGGGGAGCCGGTCGACGTTCTCGTGCGGGACGGGGTGATCGCCGAGATCGGCTCGGTCACCGTGCCCGAAGGCGCGGAGGTGATCGAGGCCGCGGGACAGGTGCTGCTGCCGGGGTTCGTCGACCTGCACACGCACTTGCGCGAGCCGGGGCGGGAAGACACCGAGACCGTCGAAAGTGGTTCCGCCGCGGCCGCGCTGGGCGGCTACACCGCGGTGTTCGCCATGGCCAACACCGACCCGGTGGCGGACAACGCGCTGGTGACCGATCACGTGTGGCGGCGCGGGCAGGAAGCCGGGCTGGTCGACGTACACCCGGTCGGCGCGGTCACTGTCGGGCTCAAGGGCGAGAAGCTCGCCGAGCTGGGCACGATGGCGAAGAGCGTCGCGGGCGTACGGGTGTTCTCGGACGACGGCGTGTGTGTCGCCGACCCGCTGCTGATGCGGCGCGCGCTGGAGTACTCCACGGCGCTCGACGCGGTGATCGCACAGCACGCCGAGGAGCCGCGGCTCACTGTCGGCGCGCAGGCGCACGAAGGCGAACAGGCGTCCCGTCTCGGCTACCCGGGTTGGCCCGCGTCGGCGGAAGAGTCGATCGTCGCGCGCGACTGCCTGCTCGCGCTGCACGCGAACGCGCGGCTGCATGTCTGCCACGTCTCCACTGCGGGTACGGTCGACGTGCTTCGCTGGGCGAAGGAACGCGGTACCAAGGTGTCCGCCGAAGTGACTCCGCACCACCTGTTGCTCACCGACGATCGTCTCGAAACCTACGACCCGGTCAACAAAGTCAACCCGCCACTGCGCACCGGCAGCGACGCGGAACGGCTTCGCGCGGCGCTGGCCGAGGGCGTCGTCGACTGCGTCGCCACCGATCACGCGCCGCATGCCCCGCAGGACAAGGACACCGAGTGGAACGCGGCGCGGCCCGGCATGCTCGGCCTGCAGACCGCGCTGTCGGTGGTCGTGGAGACCATGGTGAAGCCCGGCCTGCTCGACTGGCGCGGCGTGGCCCGGGTGATGAGCGAACGCCCCGCC
It includes:
- a CDS encoding dihydroorotase; its protein translation is MTADVRPPAEAVSTALVIKGARPYGEGEPVDVLVRDGVIAEIGSVTVPEGAEVIEAAGQVLLPGFVDLHTHLREPGREDTETVESGSAAAALGGYTAVFAMANTDPVADNALVTDHVWRRGQEAGLVDVHPVGAVTVGLKGEKLAELGTMAKSVAGVRVFSDDGVCVADPLLMRRALEYSTALDAVIAQHAEEPRLTVGAQAHEGEQASRLGYPGWPASAEESIVARDCLLALHANARLHVCHVSTAGTVDVLRWAKERGTKVSAEVTPHHLLLTDDRLETYDPVNKVNPPLRTGSDAERLRAALAEGVVDCVATDHAPHAPQDKDTEWNAARPGMLGLQTALSVVVETMVKPGLLDWRGVARVMSERPAEIGNLPEHGRPLATGEPANLTLVDPAAEWTVRGAELASIAANTPYEGMRLPGVVTATLLRGRITAREGKIR